The Mycolicibacterium smegmatis genome has a window encoding:
- a CDS encoding xanthine dehydrogenase family protein molybdopterin-binding subunit — MTSNANGRGLIGSSVRRREDDRMLGGRGHFVADLSAGAHHVVFLRSTEPHADITRIDTAAATRMPGVIGVFTADDLGMAGACIPSLTTPDESFTAATSLELAEQRLPVIASDRVYFVGQPVAAVIAEDRYRAEDAAEAIEVDYVSRPAVADPAEALQPRSPVLFDHLDSNAAARIHFAFGDPESAFTRAAAVVSGTYRMNRHGAVPLECRGVIADFDVRRQRVEITTSTQVPHMVRNAICAVTGWSQADVVVSVPDVGGGFGTKANVYAEEILLARLARETRRRLIWVEDRQEHLVASAQGRDQIHHTRLAVDEQGRILAWADDFVVDIGAGSLWVAGIVANTAIHLLGPYRVPAAEISGRAALTNKTLVAQYRGAGRPEATFALERSLDAAARELGLSGVEIRRRNLLTSDDLPYPRPIPYRDGVPIEYDGGDYRACLESVLEALPRDEIARCAAEHPQYRIGYGLSSYLEATGRGPHETARIRLSPDGRFEVTAGAASAGQGHETVFAQVAAEALAVPMEQVIYTPGDTEWLPEGVGTFASRSAVLAGSAVHRAARELVGSAIDRVARLIGADPDDVQYRDGCFSVGGRPALDWADLVRAAGVGGALETGGMLDVSAVHRVSTVTWTMGVHAAIVGVHRRTGIVKVLRYAVSHEGGREINPQIVEGQIIGGVAQGIGGTLFERWAYSEAGQPQSTTFAAYHLPLTTDVPRVRVRHLHVDTPANPLGVRGVGESGTIAVYAAVASAVDDALDGRVHIDTTPIATGDLCRVLARTAS; from the coding sequence TTGACCTCCAACGCAAACGGGCGGGGCCTCATCGGCAGTTCGGTGCGGCGCCGTGAGGACGACCGGATGCTCGGCGGCCGCGGACATTTCGTGGCGGATCTGTCCGCGGGCGCACACCACGTGGTGTTCCTGAGATCGACCGAACCGCATGCCGACATCACGCGCATCGACACCGCGGCGGCCACTCGGATGCCGGGCGTGATCGGCGTTTTCACTGCCGATGACCTCGGCATGGCAGGTGCGTGCATCCCGTCGCTGACCACGCCCGATGAAAGTTTCACCGCGGCCACGTCACTCGAACTCGCAGAGCAGCGTCTGCCTGTCATCGCCTCCGACCGCGTGTACTTCGTCGGTCAACCCGTGGCCGCCGTCATCGCCGAGGACCGCTACCGCGCCGAGGACGCGGCAGAGGCCATCGAGGTCGACTACGTGTCACGGCCCGCGGTCGCCGACCCGGCCGAGGCGCTGCAGCCCCGAAGCCCCGTGCTGTTCGACCACCTCGACAGCAACGCCGCGGCGCGGATCCACTTCGCGTTCGGCGATCCGGAGAGTGCCTTCACCCGCGCGGCCGCGGTGGTCTCGGGGACCTACCGGATGAACAGGCACGGCGCGGTACCGCTCGAATGCCGCGGTGTGATCGCCGATTTCGACGTCAGACGACAGCGCGTCGAGATCACCACGTCGACCCAGGTACCGCACATGGTGCGCAACGCGATCTGCGCGGTGACGGGATGGTCGCAGGCCGACGTCGTGGTCTCGGTTCCCGATGTCGGCGGCGGATTCGGCACCAAGGCCAACGTCTACGCCGAGGAGATCCTGCTGGCGCGCCTCGCGCGAGAGACCCGCAGGCGGCTGATCTGGGTCGAGGACCGCCAGGAGCATCTGGTGGCCAGCGCGCAGGGCCGCGACCAGATCCACCACACCAGGCTCGCGGTGGACGAGCAGGGCCGCATACTCGCGTGGGCCGACGACTTCGTCGTCGACATCGGTGCGGGCAGCCTGTGGGTTGCGGGGATCGTCGCGAACACCGCGATCCATCTGCTCGGTCCCTACCGCGTACCCGCCGCCGAGATCTCCGGGCGCGCGGCGCTGACCAACAAGACGCTCGTCGCGCAGTACCGCGGCGCAGGGCGGCCCGAGGCGACCTTCGCCCTTGAGCGCAGCCTCGACGCGGCGGCCCGTGAACTGGGGCTGAGCGGTGTCGAGATACGCAGGCGCAATCTGCTCACGTCCGACGACCTGCCCTACCCACGCCCGATCCCGTACCGCGACGGTGTGCCCATCGAGTACGACGGCGGCGACTACCGCGCCTGTCTCGAGTCGGTCCTCGAGGCGTTGCCCCGCGACGAGATCGCACGTTGTGCCGCAGAGCATCCGCAGTACCGCATCGGCTACGGGCTGTCGTCGTACCTGGAGGCCACCGGACGCGGCCCACACGAGACGGCGCGGATCCGGTTGTCGCCCGACGGCCGCTTCGAGGTGACCGCGGGTGCCGCATCGGCCGGGCAGGGTCACGAGACGGTGTTCGCCCAGGTCGCCGCCGAGGCTCTCGCGGTACCGATGGAACAGGTGATCTACACCCCTGGTGACACCGAGTGGCTCCCCGAGGGCGTGGGCACGTTCGCGAGTCGTTCGGCCGTCCTGGCAGGCTCCGCCGTGCACAGGGCCGCACGGGAACTCGTCGGCTCGGCGATCGACCGGGTCGCGCGCCTCATCGGCGCCGATCCCGACGACGTGCAGTATCGCGACGGCTGCTTTTCCGTCGGTGGGAGACCCGCACTCGACTGGGCGGATCTTGTCCGTGCGGCAGGCGTCGGTGGCGCCCTGGAAACCGGGGGAATGCTCGATGTCAGTGCCGTGCACCGGGTTTCGACGGTGACCTGGACCATGGGAGTGCACGCCGCGATCGTCGGGGTGCACCGGCGCACCGGCATCGTGAAGGTGCTGCGCTACGCGGTGTCCCACGAGGGCGGGCGCGAGATCAATCCGCAGATCGTGGAGGGCCAGATCATCGGTGGTGTGGCACAGGGCATCGGCGGAACCCTGTTCGAACGGTGGGCCTACTCCGAAGCCGGGCAGCCACAATCCACGACGTTCGCCGCGTACCACCTGCCGCTGACCACCGACGTGCCGCGGGTGCGCGTGCGCCATCTGCACGTCGACACACCGGCCAATCCCCTCGGTGTGCGTGGGGTGGGGGAGAGCGGCACGATCGCGGTCTACGCCGCGGTGGCGTCGGCCGTCGACGACGCTCTCGACGGTCGTGTGCACATCGACACCACGCCCATCGCGACCGGCGACCTGTGCCGCGTACTCGCAAGGACCGCGTCATGA
- a CDS encoding FAD binding domain-containing protein encodes MKPAPFQYLRPATVAEALEQLASYPDAKVMAGGQSLMALMNLRLARPGVIVDIGRLDELRRIFDDTEDLILGALVTHRTVETDPLIAARAPLLADAARYIGHVGIRNRGTIGGSVAHADPAAEMPLSTLVLDATFHVESATRGRRQVRAEDMFVSYFTSALEPDELITWVSIPAARYGQGWGFVEYAHQHGDYGLAGAGAVLGLDADGRICELRCAVLSAADRPLLFVGDDAVGERPSARLWETLASRWARSTDPSSDDPDYSRQLCETALFEALTEATRRVGERQERVDAYR; translated from the coding sequence ATGAAACCCGCACCGTTCCAATACCTTCGGCCCGCCACTGTCGCGGAAGCGCTTGAGCAGCTCGCGTCGTACCCCGACGCGAAGGTGATGGCAGGCGGGCAGTCGCTGATGGCGTTGATGAACCTCCGCCTGGCACGGCCCGGGGTGATCGTCGACATCGGCCGCCTCGACGAACTCCGGCGCATCTTCGACGACACCGAGGACCTGATCCTCGGCGCGCTGGTCACCCACCGCACCGTCGAGACGGATCCGCTGATCGCGGCGCGGGCCCCGCTGCTCGCCGACGCGGCCCGCTACATCGGTCACGTCGGTATCCGCAACCGCGGCACGATCGGCGGCTCGGTGGCCCACGCGGATCCCGCGGCCGAGATGCCGTTGTCCACCCTGGTTCTCGACGCGACGTTCCATGTGGAGTCGGCGACCCGGGGCCGGCGTCAGGTGCGCGCCGAGGACATGTTCGTCTCCTACTTCACGAGTGCGCTGGAACCCGACGAGCTGATCACGTGGGTGTCGATACCAGCCGCCCGGTACGGGCAGGGCTGGGGGTTCGTCGAATACGCGCACCAGCACGGTGATTACGGTCTTGCCGGCGCGGGCGCAGTGCTGGGCCTCGACGCCGACGGCAGGATCTGCGAACTGCGGTGTGCCGTGCTCAGCGCAGCCGACCGGCCACTGCTGTTCGTGGGCGACGACGCAGTGGGGGAGCGCCCGTCGGCGCGGCTGTGGGAAACGCTGGCAAGCCGGTGGGCCCGGTCCACCGACCCGTCATCCGATGATCCCGACTACTCGCGGCAACTGTGTGAGACGGCGCTGTTCGAGGCGCTGACCGAGGCGACCCGCCGTGTCGGGGAGAGGCAGGAGCGAGTGGATGCATACCGTTGA
- a CDS encoding (2Fe-2S)-binding protein translates to MHTVEMSGATSGQGVEVSVIVNGRLVERTVPARLTLADFLRDELQLTGTHLGCEHGVCGACSVFVDGRGVRACLMLAVQADGTRVTTVEGLDEFEETQRLRQAFSARGGLQCGFCTPGFLVSAVELLRDPDTEKPLTEDSVREALSGNICRCTGYQGIVQAVLDAADG, encoded by the coding sequence ATGCATACCGTTGAGATGTCCGGTGCAACGTCCGGTCAGGGTGTCGAGGTCTCGGTCATCGTCAACGGCAGGCTGGTCGAGCGCACGGTCCCGGCGCGGCTCACCCTCGCCGACTTCCTGCGCGACGAATTACAGCTCACCGGAACGCATCTCGGCTGTGAACACGGTGTGTGCGGCGCATGTTCGGTTTTCGTCGACGGGCGCGGTGTGCGCGCCTGCCTGATGCTCGCGGTGCAGGCCGACGGCACGCGGGTGACCACCGTCGAGGGTCTCGACGAGTTCGAGGAGACCCAGCGGCTGCGTCAGGCCTTCTCCGCACGCGGTGGGCTGCAGTGCGGTTTCTGCACGCCGGGGTTCCTGGTGTCCGCGGTCGAATTGCTGCGCGACCCCGACACCGAGAAGCCGCTGACCGAGGACAGCGTCCGGGAAGCCCTGTCGGGCAACATCTGCCGGTGCACGGGTTACCAGGGCATCGTGCAGGCCGTACTCGACGCCGCCGACGGGTGA
- a CDS encoding amidohydrolase family protein: MPTLLVEDIGLLLHGDAAIEPVRDTTLLIEDGRIAGIGVDHPNPDQVLSAGGLTVMPGLVDGHVHPTFGEWTPAQNSIGWIGNYLQGGTTSMVSAGELHIPGLDFSNLTPELVLSIAITSRHTTGRSRPSGVKVEAGTVLLVPGMTEEHFDRAHREGIKHLKFIFYDWNRLGDGEAQRYVEWAHQRGMTVKMHSGGVSRSGASRVAGRDVAVAVQPDIIGHISGGPIPAPDDDIVGIIADLPSASVEVCSSMNYRATKLVVDELSARGELHRLTLGTDTPGGTGVIPRGMLRNVCFLASVCGVDPLTAVAAATGQTAKAHGLYTGVLVEGAPADLVVLGPITGSTAGDALESFALGDLPGIAAVLVDGVPLVKTRSQQTPPPSRSVHWHGDLRLPAAAAARSAGCC; encoded by the coding sequence GTGCCGACACTGCTCGTGGAGGACATCGGACTCCTGCTGCACGGTGACGCGGCCATCGAACCGGTCCGCGACACCACGCTGCTGATCGAAGACGGTCGCATCGCCGGGATCGGGGTCGACCACCCGAACCCCGATCAGGTCCTGTCCGCGGGCGGGCTGACCGTGATGCCAGGGCTCGTCGACGGCCACGTGCACCCCACCTTCGGGGAATGGACGCCCGCGCAGAACTCGATCGGATGGATCGGCAACTATCTGCAGGGCGGCACCACGTCGATGGTGTCGGCAGGCGAACTGCACATCCCCGGACTGGATTTTTCGAACCTGACCCCCGAGCTGGTGCTCAGCATCGCGATCACCTCGCGACACACCACGGGCAGGTCACGGCCGTCCGGTGTCAAGGTCGAGGCGGGCACGGTGCTGCTGGTGCCGGGGATGACCGAGGAACACTTCGACCGCGCGCACCGTGAGGGCATCAAACACCTCAAGTTCATCTTCTACGACTGGAACCGCCTGGGTGACGGCGAGGCCCAGCGGTATGTCGAATGGGCCCACCAACGCGGCATGACCGTGAAGATGCACTCCGGCGGGGTGTCACGGTCCGGTGCGAGCCGGGTGGCCGGACGCGACGTGGCCGTCGCCGTGCAACCCGACATCATCGGCCACATCTCCGGCGGCCCCATCCCGGCACCCGACGACGACATCGTGGGCATCATCGCGGACCTGCCCTCGGCGAGTGTCGAAGTGTGCAGTTCGATGAACTACCGGGCGACCAAGCTCGTGGTCGACGAACTGTCGGCACGCGGCGAGTTGCACCGCCTGACGTTGGGCACCGACACACCGGGCGGCACAGGCGTCATCCCGCGCGGGATGCTGCGCAACGTGTGCTTCCTGGCCTCGGTCTGCGGTGTCGATCCGCTGACCGCTGTCGCCGCCGCCACCGGGCAGACCGCCAAGGCGCACGGCCTGTACACGGGCGTGCTGGTCGAGGGGGCACCCGCTGATCTGGTCGTCCTCGGTCCGATCACGGGGTCGACGGCAGGCGACGCGCTCGAATCGTTCGCGTTGGGCGACCTGCCGGGCATCGCGGCCGTACTCGTCGACGGGGTGCCACTGGTCAAGACGCGCAGCCAGCAGACGCCACCCCCGAGTCGCTCGGTGCACTGGCACGGTGATCTGCGCCTGCCGGCCGCGGCGGCGGCACGCAGCGCGGGATGCTGCTGA
- a CDS encoding acyl-CoA dehydrogenase family protein produces the protein MTNSAVAQPRSQRRGADDLIGINAVLSAEEREIRDTVRSVVQRRIKPHIASWYEDGELPARELAVELGELGLLGMHLKGYGCAGMSAVAYGLACLELEAGDSGIRSLVSVQGSLAMYAIHAFGSDEQKDQWLPDMASGHRIGCFGLTEPDHGSDPAGMRTRATRSGDDWILTGTKMWITNGSVADVAVVWARTDEGIRGFVVPTDTPGFTANTIKSKMSLRASVTSELVLDGVRLPDSARLPGATSLGAPLRCLNEARFGIVFGALGAARDCLETALAYACSREQFDRPIGGFQLTQQKLADMTLEYGKGFLLALHLGRQKDAGELAPEQVSLGKLNNVREAIEIARTARTVLGASGITGEYPVMRHANNLESVLTYEGTSEMHTLIIGQALTGVGAFR, from the coding sequence ATGACCAACAGCGCTGTCGCACAACCTCGTTCGCAGCGCCGTGGCGCCGACGACCTGATCGGGATCAACGCCGTGCTCAGCGCCGAGGAGCGCGAGATCCGCGACACCGTGCGCAGCGTCGTCCAGCGCAGGATCAAGCCGCACATCGCGTCCTGGTACGAGGACGGTGAGCTGCCCGCGCGCGAACTGGCCGTCGAACTGGGCGAGCTCGGCCTCTTGGGCATGCACCTGAAGGGCTACGGGTGCGCCGGGATGTCCGCGGTCGCATACGGATTGGCGTGCCTTGAGCTCGAAGCGGGCGACTCGGGGATCCGTTCGCTGGTGAGCGTCCAGGGATCGTTGGCGATGTACGCGATCCACGCCTTCGGCAGCGACGAGCAGAAGGACCAGTGGTTGCCCGACATGGCGAGCGGTCACCGCATCGGGTGCTTCGGCCTCACCGAACCCGACCACGGTTCCGACCCTGCGGGTATGCGCACCAGGGCCACCCGCTCAGGTGACGACTGGATCCTCACCGGGACCAAGATGTGGATCACCAACGGGTCGGTGGCCGACGTCGCGGTCGTCTGGGCGCGTACCGACGAGGGGATCCGCGGATTCGTCGTCCCCACCGACACCCCGGGATTCACCGCGAACACCATCAAATCCAAGATGTCGCTGCGCGCCTCGGTGACCAGCGAGCTCGTTCTCGACGGGGTGCGGCTCCCCGACAGCGCCAGGTTGCCCGGGGCGACGAGCCTGGGTGCGCCGCTGCGGTGTCTCAACGAGGCGCGGTTCGGGATCGTCTTCGGTGCGCTCGGCGCGGCACGCGACTGCCTGGAGACGGCGCTGGCCTACGCCTGCTCACGCGAACAGTTCGACCGCCCCATCGGCGGGTTCCAGCTCACTCAGCAGAAGCTCGCCGACATGACGCTGGAGTACGGCAAGGGATTCCTGCTGGCGCTGCACCTCGGCCGGCAGAAAGACGCCGGTGAGCTGGCCCCCGAGCAGGTCAGCCTCGGCAAGCTCAACAACGTGCGCGAAGCCATCGAGATCGCCCGCACCGCCCGCACGGTGCTCGGCGCCAGCGGCATCACCGGGGAGTATCCCGTGATGCGGCACGCCAACAACCTCGAATCGGTGTTGACCTACGAAGGCACCAGCGAGATGCATACGCTGATCATCGGGCAGGCACTCACCGGCGTCGGCGCCTTCCGCTGA
- a CDS encoding thiamine pyrophosphate-dependent enzyme — protein MAGPRKEALDDHFTTVVSQLSAPAVRQAWPDTALSTDMALTLFDAQLASRHLDLAARWLRAQGKGFYTIGSSGHEGNAAVAAALRLTDPALLHYRSGGFYAARAAQACGTDPIRDVLLGVLAATSEPISGGRHKVFGRHDLNVIPQTSTIASHLPRAVGVAFAIARARKLGVPCAWPDDAVTVCSFGDASANHSTAVGAINAALHAAYQGLPMPLLFVCEDNGIGISTRTPRGWIANAYGNRPGLQYFAADGSDLSSAYDTAQAAADWVRRHRKPAFLHLSTVRLMGHAGSDYEPSYRRPEEIVADFDRDPVLNTAKMLVAHGILSPDQALQRYEDKRAEVIDCARELSAAPQLGSAEAVLEPLREALDEAKEVSVAPAAGDTPLTLALAVNRALHDVLAEYPEALVFGEDVARKGGVYGVTRGLQAAAGPARVFDTLLDEQTILGLALGAGVSGLLPIPEIQYLAYLHNAADQIRGEGATLQFFSNRQYRNPMVVRIAGYGYQKGFGGHFHNDNSIAAIRDIPGVVIASPARPDDAAAMLHTCVAAAKTAGALCVYLEPIALYHTKDLHEDGDQGWLAPYPGQPVPIGRARTYGDGNDLTILTFGNGLWMSLRVARRLEQRDIAVRVVDLRWLAPLPVDDMAREAAATGRVLIVDETRQTGGVGEGVLAELLARGYTGRVERVASADSFIPLGDAALQVLLSEDTIEAAAVKLLTEGS, from the coding sequence ATGGCCGGCCCTCGGAAAGAGGCTCTCGACGACCACTTCACCACGGTCGTCTCGCAACTGTCGGCGCCTGCGGTTCGCCAGGCGTGGCCCGACACTGCGCTGAGCACCGACATGGCGCTGACACTGTTCGACGCCCAGCTGGCCAGCCGCCACCTGGACCTCGCGGCCAGGTGGCTGCGGGCACAGGGCAAGGGTTTCTACACCATCGGCTCGTCGGGGCACGAGGGCAACGCCGCGGTCGCCGCGGCCCTGCGGCTCACCGACCCGGCCCTGCTGCACTACCGCTCGGGCGGGTTCTACGCCGCGAGGGCCGCGCAGGCGTGCGGCACCGACCCGATCCGCGACGTGCTGCTCGGCGTCCTGGCGGCCACGTCCGAGCCGATCTCGGGTGGCCGGCACAAGGTGTTCGGCCGGCACGATCTCAACGTCATCCCGCAGACCTCGACCATCGCCTCGCATCTGCCCCGCGCGGTGGGGGTGGCGTTCGCGATCGCGCGTGCCCGCAAGCTCGGCGTGCCGTGTGCGTGGCCCGACGACGCGGTGACGGTGTGCAGTTTCGGCGACGCCTCGGCGAACCACTCGACAGCCGTCGGCGCGATCAACGCCGCACTGCATGCCGCCTACCAGGGCCTGCCCATGCCGCTGTTGTTCGTGTGTGAGGACAACGGCATCGGCATCAGCACCAGGACCCCGCGCGGCTGGATCGCCAACGCCTACGGCAACCGACCCGGCCTGCAGTACTTCGCCGCCGACGGCAGCGACCTGTCCTCGGCGTACGACACCGCGCAGGCCGCGGCGGACTGGGTGCGCAGACACCGCAAACCGGCGTTCCTGCATCTGAGCACCGTCCGGCTGATGGGCCACGCCGGCTCCGATTACGAGCCGTCCTACCGTAGGCCCGAGGAGATCGTCGCCGACTTCGACCGCGACCCGGTGCTCAACACCGCGAAAATGCTTGTCGCACACGGAATTCTGTCACCCGATCAGGCGCTGCAGCGCTATGAGGACAAGCGGGCGGAGGTCATCGACTGCGCGCGTGAACTGAGCGCCGCGCCGCAACTCGGCAGCGCCGAGGCCGTGCTGGAACCGCTGCGCGAGGCCCTCGACGAGGCGAAAGAGGTGTCGGTCGCTCCGGCCGCGGGCGACACCCCACTCACGCTCGCGCTGGCCGTCAACCGGGCGTTGCACGACGTGCTCGCCGAGTATCCCGAGGCCCTGGTGTTCGGTGAGGACGTCGCACGCAAGGGCGGGGTGTACGGGGTGACCCGAGGGTTGCAGGCCGCGGCGGGCCCGGCCCGCGTGTTCGACACCCTGCTCGACGAGCAGACCATCCTGGGTCTGGCGCTCGGCGCGGGCGTGTCCGGTCTGCTGCCCATCCCCGAGATCCAGTACCTCGCCTACCTGCACAATGCGGCCGACCAGATCCGGGGTGAGGGGGCCACGCTTCAGTTCTTCTCCAACCGCCAGTACCGCAACCCCATGGTCGTGCGGATCGCGGGCTACGGCTATCAGAAGGGTTTCGGCGGGCATTTCCACAACGACAACTCGATCGCCGCGATCCGCGACATCCCCGGTGTGGTGATCGCGTCCCCGGCGCGTCCCGACGATGCGGCGGCGATGCTGCACACGTGTGTGGCCGCGGCGAAAACCGCTGGGGCGCTGTGCGTCTACCTCGAGCCGATCGCGCTGTACCACACCAAGGACCTCCACGAGGACGGCGATCAGGGCTGGTTGGCGCCGTATCCGGGGCAGCCGGTGCCCATCGGGCGCGCCCGCACCTACGGCGACGGGAACGACCTGACGATCCTCACGTTCGGCAACGGTCTGTGGATGAGCCTGCGGGTGGCCCGGCGACTCGAACAGCGCGACATCGCCGTGCGGGTCGTGGACCTGCGATGGCTCGCGCCGCTGCCGGTGGACGACATGGCACGCGAGGCCGCCGCGACGGGGCGTGTCCTCATCGTCGACGAGACCCGGCAGACCGGTGGTGTCGGCGAGGGCGTGCTGGCCGAACTGCTCGCGCGCGGATACACGGGCCGTGTGGAGCGGGTGGCCAGCGCCGACAGCTTCATCCCGCTCGGCGACGCCGCGTTGCAGGTGCTGCTGTCCGAGGACACCATCGAGGCGGCGGCGGTGAAACTCCTCACCGAGGGATCTTGA
- a CDS encoding CoA transferase, which translates to MAEPVAHTPDPTRPLAGVRIIEISSFVAVPLAGMTLAQLGAEVVRVDPIGGAADYHRWPVTDGGDSIYWAGLNKGKRSVAADMRSPEGQQVVQRLIAESGVLITNAAGRQWHSYEELAALRSDLIHVEVSGRADGGTGVDYTVNAALGFPLVTGPAEVSTPVNHVLPAWDVSCGLYVALAVTAALRHRDATGEGARISVPLENVALATTGNLGFLTEVMINGTSRERLGNSLFGTYGQNFTSSDGVFFMLVALTGRHFRDLTEVTGTTKAVAALGEALGADFTDEGQRYTHRDALTGLFTLWFSEHTADEITEALSGTSVLWERYRTFAETAGDRRVTDNPLFTPLDQPRIGRYLAPGLPVSIGGVYPAAVAAPALGDDTAAVLAEHLGLSAEKIAELTESGIVATGSAQK; encoded by the coding sequence ATGGCCGAACCGGTAGCACACACGCCCGATCCGACGCGCCCGTTGGCCGGCGTGCGGATCATCGAGATTTCCAGCTTCGTGGCCGTGCCGCTGGCCGGTATGACGCTCGCGCAGCTCGGCGCCGAGGTGGTCCGCGTCGACCCGATCGGCGGGGCCGCCGACTACCACCGCTGGCCGGTCACGGACGGCGGCGACAGCATCTACTGGGCCGGTCTGAACAAGGGCAAACGGTCGGTGGCCGCCGACATGCGCTCGCCCGAAGGGCAGCAGGTGGTGCAGAGGCTCATCGCCGAGAGCGGTGTGCTGATCACCAATGCCGCTGGGCGACAATGGCATTCCTACGAGGAACTCGCGGCGCTGCGGTCCGATCTGATCCACGTCGAGGTGTCCGGCCGCGCCGACGGCGGCACCGGGGTCGATTACACCGTCAACGCGGCGCTCGGATTCCCGCTCGTCACAGGGCCTGCGGAGGTTTCCACACCGGTCAACCACGTGCTGCCGGCCTGGGACGTGAGCTGCGGGCTGTACGTGGCGCTCGCGGTGACCGCGGCCCTGCGCCACCGCGACGCCACCGGTGAGGGCGCCCGCATCAGCGTCCCGCTGGAGAACGTCGCCCTTGCCACGACGGGCAACCTGGGGTTCCTCACCGAGGTGATGATCAACGGTACGTCCCGGGAACGCCTGGGCAACAGCCTGTTCGGCACGTACGGCCAGAACTTCACCAGCAGTGACGGGGTCTTCTTCATGCTCGTCGCGCTCACGGGGCGGCACTTCCGTGACCTCACCGAGGTCACCGGCACCACCAAAGCCGTTGCGGCGCTGGGCGAGGCACTGGGCGCCGATTTCACCGACGAGGGGCAGCGCTACACCCACCGCGACGCGCTGACCGGTCTGTTCACCCTGTGGTTCAGCGAGCACACCGCCGACGAGATCACCGAGGCGCTTTCGGGCACCTCGGTGTTGTGGGAGCGTTACCGCACCTTCGCCGAGACGGCAGGCGACCGCCGCGTCACCGACAACCCGCTGTTCACCCCGCTCGACCAGCCGCGGATCGGCCGGTATCTCGCACCGGGCCTGCCGGTGTCGATCGGCGGGGTGTACCCGGCCGCGGTCGCCGCGCCTGCGCTGGGCGACGACACCGCCGCGGTGCTCGCCGAACACCTCGGACTCAGCGCCGAGAAGATCGCCGAGCTCACCGAATCCGGCATCGTCGCAACCGGTTCCGCGCAGAAGTGA
- a CDS encoding acyl-CoA thioesterase has protein sequence MSELPRLLDLDEHDDEDTWTGPASGPDGKRAFGGLRAAQSLAAAARTVGDDRAPTNMHMQFLRGGDAGEPARYRVHRVYDGRTASARRVDAHEHGRLLTTATVSFATPLPGPEHGRRTSVPHDPEALPRTGPPGPAPSLPLDEFDIRIADDTAGGGFTRRFWWRVTTALPDDALLHTMVALYITDLYGIDPALGVHGLTMRSRSHRSGTTDSSMWFHRRVRADEWNLLEQTSPAAARGRGIITSSLVQLDGSVVATLVQEGLMAERTTD, from the coding sequence GTGAGCGAACTGCCACGGCTGCTCGACCTCGACGAGCACGACGACGAGGACACCTGGACCGGGCCTGCGAGCGGGCCAGACGGCAAACGCGCATTCGGTGGGCTGCGCGCGGCGCAGAGCCTGGCCGCCGCGGCTCGCACCGTGGGCGACGACCGCGCGCCGACCAACATGCACATGCAGTTCCTGCGCGGCGGCGACGCCGGCGAGCCCGCCCGCTACCGCGTGCACCGCGTCTACGACGGACGCACCGCGTCGGCGCGTCGCGTCGACGCCCACGAGCACGGCCGGTTGCTCACCACGGCCACGGTGTCGTTCGCGACGCCGCTGCCCGGGCCGGAGCACGGCCGCCGCACGAGCGTGCCGCACGATCCCGAGGCGTTGCCGCGCACGGGCCCGCCGGGGCCCGCGCCGTCGCTGCCGCTCGACGAGTTCGACATCCGCATCGCCGACGACACGGCCGGCGGTGGATTCACGCGGCGGTTCTGGTGGCGGGTCACCACGGCGCTGCCCGACGATGCACTGCTGCACACCATGGTGGCGCTGTACATCACCGATCTGTACGGAATCGATCCCGCGCTCGGGGTGCACGGCCTGACGATGCGTTCACGCAGCCACCGCAGCGGCACGACCGATTCGTCGATGTGGTTCCACCGGCGGGTGCGCGCCGACGAGTGGAACCTGCTTGAGCAGACGTCACCGGCCGCGGCCCGTGGCCGCGGCATCATCACCTCGAGTCTCGTGCAGCTCGACGGCAGCGTCGTCGCCACGCTCGTGCAGGAGGGTTTGATGGCCGAGCGGACGACGGACTGA